A single Drosophila ananassae strain 14024-0371.13 chromosome 3L, ASM1763931v2, whole genome shotgun sequence DNA region contains:
- the LOC6495789 gene encoding NACHT domain- and WD repeat-containing protein 1 isoform X2: protein MAAPIDESVLNALRGVTSAHTRLPKPLLIKIYVASLKHEFNQERRMLLELVGPELQTLYDDRQIELEFVDMHFGTGCLEVNQLERDPYMIHDYLHEIDICHAHTKSVFFMALVGDGIGRLPLPTHLDEDIFSAILADPQTTADLEALLVKWYEKDATEGKKQLKQDYRLLPADSWLNESQQMQNLLERVFQSMVQASAGHAAEFVQRIQELRRTQIEREVKQAMALSSEKILAVFRERAAQSSKKDVEAGERLRKIKDELTMNLSTDNHTTLVVPGSAACEAIDPDNEDHESYLSKFKNKVTDKLRLLIEAHITNDPDVIKGRKKTVQEIFHEHATHLRILREHTENAALLESRVPQQLRQNLMANFRNGSRHAPYFVCGSDGSGKSAIISQLYGQVSSWFGASTRVHRMIRFAKASPRSAYNLELLRVVCQQISIIFNIPEGYLPKDASFDPLYINTWFQNLLRRIEDMGNDVLFLFIDDLHLLNPLDCDIVTALSWLPTSLPWNVQIICSSTTPVEQLKFTPMQRDRFKSGEYQFDINRGDYSSRLKIPPQCIPGEVSFSLYVEQQFDQLERHYGRQAVGSLAAYITCSEYGLTETELLELHMPTDDPETLIETKAGHFSFATFKKIHREMDLLLLLHDKIMSGKVLIQWRHNYCATVAKRRYMDAQRTRSLHSELANLFFPQDEDESTLENESKCSETKSVISMREKDSLSAVSAASAGRKSSSTHHNDDTSTFYNPIAADVSYSMRHVEESWHHLMRSDDTTRFKQIAVCNFDFLLAAVQTVSISYLRCLIEHVRCYVLDRDIELIYYTIRKSSDVLTRDPMQLGSQLISWLRPIGEHDDDDNSLLSMTVRSATAWCDGYAVPLLVPLTGWLPVPLPSQIRTMTVTGTGVIRDVCLAPSKQHLILATNSGDVQQWHIMSNSLEHTFKGHTAAVTCLLVAPQPEQELLLTGSEDNSVLVWHVSLRERLGHINAHTAPITGVAAGVNNTLIISSSEDATIAITDLASGKLRHRITYHRGPVTGILVAGACDVLISGSHDRSICVWNLENFSLLNTMHMSSPVLRIDISWNSVFLLALCEDNALYVRTLATGKELHTLKGHKSKIRTISIGKDSQRCVVGCEDTRALIYDMHSGKLVRSMPPNPGPVTAVHAMDNDDFLVTVGGNKITFYSFRNEELYLNPYSRHPKRKRSLKRHAQAQRSPSTTLPPITCFDLSRDSQQMAIASGRSVHLMRINTPEYQCTLDGHTAGVSCLKFAPNGEFLATGSEDRLVLIWNMALGEISNTFKGHVAPVVKVVVLMDSLRVISTDRDSLLLVWMADSGNLLQTIQGPYKTLAVTNNMRFAASTNGDNTLKIWSLTQEDEKYSVSHSDEITCFEISADSAHIITGSRDMSLKVWQATGGKLSQVLVGHSDAVTCVAVSVTNKTQVLSGSKDTNLILWDLLTGEEVHTLAGHLGPVIGVKVSADGSTAVSGSDDKTLIVWETKRGLALTSLQMHVPFTHFDISLEVSRVLVQLVDSYNLPVICLHNTPAQYVKLPTYSGPSKDVEDLRPQGPKRQMKRLLKKEVSLDTYTWQKKYGHLTSSVMMAQVDERLKRRFSVSASMEEISKIAETKTGASQANLGPEQAALAQSQHFDQLEALWNKRSPPRRRHNAGLSRQTSLVEDRLESSDDDEYQDERAATAHSSKTSSRSSLLP from the exons ACTGCTTCCCGCGGATTCTTGGCTAAATGAATCGCAGCAAATGCAAAATTTATTGGAGCGAGTTTTTCAATCAATGGTCCAGGCCAGTGCAGGACACGCTGCGGAGTTTGTTCAAAGGATCCAGGAACTGCGACGCACTCAGATTGAAAGGGAAGTTAAGCAGGCCATGG CCCTGTCCAGTGAGAAAATCCTGGCAGTTTTTCGCGAAAGAGCTGCCCAGAGCAGCAAAAAGGATGTAGAGGCCGGCGAACGTTTGCGAAAAATCAAGGACGAGCTCACCATGAACCTATCCACTGATAATCACACGACTCTGGT AGTACCTGGCAGTGCTGCCTGCGAGGCAATTGATCCGGATAATGAGGACCACGAGTCGTATTTGAGCAAGTTCAAGAACAAAGTCACCGACAAACTGCGCCTCCTAATCGAGGCCCACATAACCAATGATCCCGACGTAATCAAGGGGAGGAAAAAGACTGTGCAG GAAATATTTCACGAGCATGCCACCCACCTGCGCATCCTGCGGGAACATACCGAAAATGCCGCGTTGCTGGAGTCGCGAGTGCCTCAACAGCTCCGCCAGAATCTAATGGCCAACTTCCGGAACGGCAGCCGGCATGCTCCGTACTTTGTTTGCGGATCGGACGGCAGTGGCAAGAGTGCCATCATCAGCCAGCTGTACGGGCAGGTTAGCAGCTGGTTTGGGGCATCCACACGCGTCCATCGGATGATCCGATTCGCCAAGGCCTCTCCGAGATCCGCCTACAATCTGGAACTCCTGCGAGTGGTGTGCCAGCAGATCTCCATTATTTTCAACATCCCGGAAGGATATCTGCCCAAGGATGCCTCCTTCGATCCGCTGTATATCAACACCTGGTTCCAGAACCTCTTGCGGCGCATCGAGGACATGGGCAACGACGTGCTCTTCCTGTTCATCGACGACCTGCATTTGCTCAACCCGCTGGACTGCGACATTGTGACAGCTCTCTCCTGGCTGCCCACGTCCCTGCCCTGGAACGTCCAGATCATTTGCAGCTCCACCACGCCCGTCGAGCAGCTCAAGTTCACGCCCATGCAGCGGGATCGCTTCAAGTCCGGGGAATACCAGTTCGACATTAATCGGGGCGACTACTCCAGCCGCCTCAAGATTCCTCCCCAATGCATTCCCGGAGAGGTGAGCTTCAGCCTGTACGTGGAGCAGCAGTTCGACCAGCTGGAACGGCACTACGGACGCCAGGCCGTGGGCAGTCTGGCGGCGTACATCACCTGCTCCGAGTATGGCCTCACCGAGACAGAGCTCCTGGAGCTGCACATGCCAACCGACGACCCGGAGACGCTCATCGAAACCAAGGCAGGGCACTTCAGCTTTGCAACTTTCAAGAAAATTCATCGGGAAATGG ACCTACTGCTCCTGCTACACGACAAGATCATGTCCGGCAAGGTGCTGATCCAGTGGCGCCACAACTACTGTGCCACAGTGGCCAAACGGCGCTACATGGATGCCCAAAGAACGCGCAGCCTGCACAGCGAACTGGCCAACTTGTTCTTCCCGCAGGACGAGGACGAAAGCACCCTGGAGAACGAGTCCAAGTGCAGTGAAACCAAGTCGGTGATCAGCATGAGGGAGAAAGACTCCCTGTCGGCCGTATCGGCGGCTTCGGCCGGTCGCAAGTCCTCATCCACGCACCACAATGACGACACCTCCACCTTCTACAATCCCATTGCCGCGGACGTCAGCTACAGCATGCGGCATGTGGAGGAGAGCTGGCATCACCTGATGCGATCCGATGACACCACCCGGTTCAAGCAGATCGCTGTCTGCAATTTTGACTTCCTGCTGGCGGCG GTCCAAACCGTATCCATTAGCTACTTACGCTGTTTGATCGAACACGTCCGCTGCTATGTCCTGGACAGGGACATCGAGCTGATCTACTACACGATCAGGAAGTCGAGTGATGTCCTCACCCGAGACCCCATGCAACTGGGCTCCCAGCTGATATCCTGGCTGCGTCCGATCGGCGAgcacgacgacgacgacaacTCCCTGCTGAGCATGACGGTCCGCTCGGCCACCGCCTGGTGTGATGGGTATGCGGTACCGTTACTCGTCCCGCTCACCGGCTGGCTGCCCGTGCCGCTGCCCTCACAGATCCGCACCATGACCGTCACCGGGACGGGAGTCATTCGAGACGTATGCCTGGCCCCCTCGAAGCAGCATCTCATCCTGGCCACCAACTCCGGCGACGTGCAACAGTGGCACATTATGAGCAATTCGCTGGAGCACACGTTCAAGG GACATACTGCGGCAGTCACGTGCCTTCTGGTGGCGCCGCAACCGGAGCAGGAGTTGCTGCTGACCGGCTCCGAGGATAACAGCGTACTCGTGTGGCACGTCTCACTCCGCGAGCGTCTGGGGCACATTAA CGCCCACACAGCTCCCATTACCGGCGTGGCAGCTGGCGTCAATAACACACTCATCATAAGCAGCAGCGAGGATGCAACAATTGCCATTACGGACCTGGCCAGTGGAAAATTG agACATCGCATAACCTACCATCGAGGTCCTGTGACTGGCATCCTGGTGGCCGGAGCCTGTGATGTCCTCATCTCGGGCAGTCACGACAGGAGCATTTGTGTCTGGAACCTGGAGAACTTCAGCCTACTGAATACCATGCACATGTCGAGTCCAGTGCTTCGCATTGACATTTCCTGGAATTCG GTCTTCCTTTTGGCATTGTGCGAGGATAATGCCCTTTATGTTCGCacactggcaactggcaaggAGCTGCACACTCTGAAAGGACACAAGTCAAAG ATTCGAACCATTTCGATTGGCAAGGATAGTCAGCGGTGTGTGGTGGGCTGCGAGGATACCCGGGCCCTTATCTACGACATGCACTCCGGGAAACTGGTGCGATCGATGCCGCCTAATCCCGGACCCGTGACCGCCGTCCACGCCATGGACAATGATGACTTCCTGGTCACGGTGGGTGGCAACAAGATTACCTTCTACTCGTTCCGCAACGAGGAGCTCTACTTGAATCCCTACTCGCGGCATCCGAAGAGGAAGCGCAGCCTGAAGAGGCACGCCCAGGCACAGAGGTCGCCCTCGACGACCCTGCCGCCCATTACCTGCTTCGACTTGTCCAGGGACTCCCAGCAAATGGCCATCGCCTCCGGACGGAGTGTCCACCTGATGCGCATCAATACGCCGGAGTACCAATGCACCCTAGATGGCCACACGGCCGGCGTGTCCTGCCTGAAGTTCGCTCCCAACGGGGAGTTCCTGGCCACCGGCTCCGAGGACCGCTTGGTGCTCATCTGGAACATGGCCTTGGGCGAGATCAGCAATACGTTCAAAGGACATGTCGCTCCGGTGGTGAAGGTGGTGGTCCTGATGGATTCCCTGCGAGTCATCTCCACGGATCGTGACTCGCTGCTGCTGGTTTGGATGGCCGATTCCGGCAACCTGCTGCAGACCATCCAAGGACCCTACAAAACCCTGGCCGTCACCAACAACATGCGCTTTGCCGCCTCCACCAACGGGGACAACACCCTCAAGATCTGGTCCCTCACCCAGGAGGACGAGAAGTACTCCGTCTCGCACTCGGACGAGATCACCTGCTTCGAGATCAGTGCGGATAGTGCCCACATCATCACAGGATCCAGGGATATGTCTCTAAAGGTGTGGCAGGCAACGGGCGGCAAGCTCAGCCAGGTCCTGGTGGGCCACAGCGATGCGGTGACCTGCGTGGCCGTCTCGGTGACCAACAAGACCCAGGTCCTGTCTGGCTCCAAGGACACGAATCTCATACTCTGGGATCTGCTGACCGGCGAAGAGGTTCACACACTAGCCGGGCATTTGGGTCCGGTTATTGGCGTCAAGGTGTCAGCGGATG GATCTACGGCCGTCTCGGGCAGCGATGACAAGACCCTGATTGTTTGGGAAACAAAGCGCGGTCTGGCCCTGACCTCCCTGCAAATGCATGTGCCCTTCACCCATTTCGACATAAGCCTGGAGGTATCTCGGGTCCTGGTCCAGCTGGTGGACAGCTACAATCTTCCCGTGATCTGCTTGCACAACACTCCGGCGCAATATGTTAAGCTGCCGACGTATTCGGGTCCCAGCAAGGATGTGGAGG ATCTACGTCCTCAAGGACCCAAAAGGCAAATGAAGAGACTGCTGAAGAAGGAGGTCTCCCTGGACACGTACACCTGGCAGAAGAAGTACGGCCACCTGACCTCCTCCGTGATGATGGCCCAGGTGGATGAGCGACTGAAGCGACGATTCAGTGTCTCGGCCAGCATGGAGGAGATCTCGAAGATAGCCGAGACCAAGACGGGAGCCTCGCAGGCCAACCTGGGTCCGGAGCAGGCGGCCCTGGCCCAATCCCAGCACTTCGACCAGCTGGAGGCGCTCTGGAACAAGAGATCTCCGCCGCGACGACGTCACAATGCG GGTCTTTCGCGGCAAACCTCGCTGGTGGAGGACCGACTCGAGTCCTCGGACGACGACGAGTACCAGGACGAGCGCGCAG CCACCGCCCACAGTTCGAAAACCAGTTCCCGCAGCTCATTGCTCCCATAA
- the LOC6495789 gene encoding NACHT domain- and WD repeat-containing protein 1 isoform X1: protein MAAPIDESVLNALRGVTSAHTRLPKPLLIKIYVASLKHEFNQERRMLLELVGPELQTLYDDRQIELEFVDMHFGTGCLEVNQLERDPYMIHDYLHEIDICHAHTKSVFFMALVGDGIGRLPLPTHLDEDIFSAILADPQTTADLEALLVKWYEKDATEGKKQLKQDYRLLPADSWLNESQQMQNLLERVFQSMVQASAGHAAEFVQRIQELRRTQIEREVKQAMALSSEKILAVFRERAAQSSKKDVEAGERLRKIKDELTMNLSTDNHTTLVVPGSAACEAIDPDNEDHESYLSKFKNKVTDKLRLLIEAHITNDPDVIKGRKKTVQEIFHEHATHLRILREHTENAALLESRVPQQLRQNLMANFRNGSRHAPYFVCGSDGSGKSAIISQLYGQVSSWFGASTRVHRMIRFAKASPRSAYNLELLRVVCQQISIIFNIPEGYLPKDASFDPLYINTWFQNLLRRIEDMGNDVLFLFIDDLHLLNPLDCDIVTALSWLPTSLPWNVQIICSSTTPVEQLKFTPMQRDRFKSGEYQFDINRGDYSSRLKIPPQCIPGEVSFSLYVEQQFDQLERHYGRQAVGSLAAYITCSEYGLTETELLELHMPTDDPETLIETKAGHFSFATFKKIHREMDLLLLLHDKIMSGKVLIQWRHNYCATVAKRRYMDAQRTRSLHSELANLFFPQDEDESTLENESKCSETKSVISMREKDSLSAVSAASAGRKSSSTHHNDDTSTFYNPIAADVSYSMRHVEESWHHLMRSDDTTRFKQIAVCNFDFLLAAVQTVSISYLRCLIEHVRCYVLDRDIELIYYTIRKSSDVLTRDPMQLGSQLISWLRPIGEHDDDDNSLLSMTVRSATAWCDGYAVPLLVPLTGWLPVPLPSQIRTMTVTGTGVIRDVCLAPSKQHLILATNSGDVQQWHIMSNSLEHTFKGHTAAVTCLLVAPQPEQELLLTGSEDNSVLVWHVSLRERLGHINAHTAPITGVAAGVNNTLIISSSEDATIAITDLASGKLRHRITYHRGPVTGILVAGACDVLISGSHDRSICVWNLENFSLLNTMHMSSPVLRIDISWNSVFLLALCEDNALYVRTLATGKELHTLKGHKSKIRTISIGKDSQRCVVGCEDTRALIYDMHSGKLVRSMPPNPGPVTAVHAMDNDDFLVTVGGNKITFYSFRNEELYLNPYSRHPKRKRSLKRHAQAQRSPSTTLPPITCFDLSRDSQQMAIASGRSVHLMRINTPEYQCTLDGHTAGVSCLKFAPNGEFLATGSEDRLVLIWNMALGEISNTFKGHVAPVVKVVVLMDSLRVISTDRDSLLLVWMADSGNLLQTIQGPYKTLAVTNNMRFAASTNGDNTLKIWSLTQEDEKYSVSHSDEITCFEISADSAHIITGSRDMSLKVWQATGGKLSQVLVGHSDAVTCVAVSVTNKTQVLSGSKDTNLILWDLLTGEEVHTLAGHLGPVIGVKVSADGSTAVSGSDDKTLIVWETKRGLALTSLQMHVPFTHFDISLEVSRVLVQLVDSYNLPVICLHNTPAQYVKLPTYSGPSKDVEDLRPQGPKRQMKRLLKKEVSLDTYTWQKKYGHLTSSVMMAQVDERLKRRFSVSASMEEISKIAETKTGASQANLGPEQAALAQSQHFDQLEALWNKRSPPRRRHNAGLSRQTSLVEDRLESSDDDEYQDERAGMLSASYDHIHLLARLPGIRSLHDAWKTNSLRVSRTTRAKFYVSTPPQNSPHHSHRDPNEDQDSGTRYDHRHTIEQSTDRVLPPDLVKDLLVGIPSPESPQRISLRQLLHWPSLKSHLWRRQRNCQSLEPHIRLHPPDPQHRIRPTPIILVENYDSRNVRQLCTDLILHPQSSRASFGHIEVAGGEQSLAKKGSAFSKSFWQRRWRLLRRKSSSQSESATSHSNNSQHPDAAVNCNDCVAQ from the exons ACTGCTTCCCGCGGATTCTTGGCTAAATGAATCGCAGCAAATGCAAAATTTATTGGAGCGAGTTTTTCAATCAATGGTCCAGGCCAGTGCAGGACACGCTGCGGAGTTTGTTCAAAGGATCCAGGAACTGCGACGCACTCAGATTGAAAGGGAAGTTAAGCAGGCCATGG CCCTGTCCAGTGAGAAAATCCTGGCAGTTTTTCGCGAAAGAGCTGCCCAGAGCAGCAAAAAGGATGTAGAGGCCGGCGAACGTTTGCGAAAAATCAAGGACGAGCTCACCATGAACCTATCCACTGATAATCACACGACTCTGGT AGTACCTGGCAGTGCTGCCTGCGAGGCAATTGATCCGGATAATGAGGACCACGAGTCGTATTTGAGCAAGTTCAAGAACAAAGTCACCGACAAACTGCGCCTCCTAATCGAGGCCCACATAACCAATGATCCCGACGTAATCAAGGGGAGGAAAAAGACTGTGCAG GAAATATTTCACGAGCATGCCACCCACCTGCGCATCCTGCGGGAACATACCGAAAATGCCGCGTTGCTGGAGTCGCGAGTGCCTCAACAGCTCCGCCAGAATCTAATGGCCAACTTCCGGAACGGCAGCCGGCATGCTCCGTACTTTGTTTGCGGATCGGACGGCAGTGGCAAGAGTGCCATCATCAGCCAGCTGTACGGGCAGGTTAGCAGCTGGTTTGGGGCATCCACACGCGTCCATCGGATGATCCGATTCGCCAAGGCCTCTCCGAGATCCGCCTACAATCTGGAACTCCTGCGAGTGGTGTGCCAGCAGATCTCCATTATTTTCAACATCCCGGAAGGATATCTGCCCAAGGATGCCTCCTTCGATCCGCTGTATATCAACACCTGGTTCCAGAACCTCTTGCGGCGCATCGAGGACATGGGCAACGACGTGCTCTTCCTGTTCATCGACGACCTGCATTTGCTCAACCCGCTGGACTGCGACATTGTGACAGCTCTCTCCTGGCTGCCCACGTCCCTGCCCTGGAACGTCCAGATCATTTGCAGCTCCACCACGCCCGTCGAGCAGCTCAAGTTCACGCCCATGCAGCGGGATCGCTTCAAGTCCGGGGAATACCAGTTCGACATTAATCGGGGCGACTACTCCAGCCGCCTCAAGATTCCTCCCCAATGCATTCCCGGAGAGGTGAGCTTCAGCCTGTACGTGGAGCAGCAGTTCGACCAGCTGGAACGGCACTACGGACGCCAGGCCGTGGGCAGTCTGGCGGCGTACATCACCTGCTCCGAGTATGGCCTCACCGAGACAGAGCTCCTGGAGCTGCACATGCCAACCGACGACCCGGAGACGCTCATCGAAACCAAGGCAGGGCACTTCAGCTTTGCAACTTTCAAGAAAATTCATCGGGAAATGG ACCTACTGCTCCTGCTACACGACAAGATCATGTCCGGCAAGGTGCTGATCCAGTGGCGCCACAACTACTGTGCCACAGTGGCCAAACGGCGCTACATGGATGCCCAAAGAACGCGCAGCCTGCACAGCGAACTGGCCAACTTGTTCTTCCCGCAGGACGAGGACGAAAGCACCCTGGAGAACGAGTCCAAGTGCAGTGAAACCAAGTCGGTGATCAGCATGAGGGAGAAAGACTCCCTGTCGGCCGTATCGGCGGCTTCGGCCGGTCGCAAGTCCTCATCCACGCACCACAATGACGACACCTCCACCTTCTACAATCCCATTGCCGCGGACGTCAGCTACAGCATGCGGCATGTGGAGGAGAGCTGGCATCACCTGATGCGATCCGATGACACCACCCGGTTCAAGCAGATCGCTGTCTGCAATTTTGACTTCCTGCTGGCGGCG GTCCAAACCGTATCCATTAGCTACTTACGCTGTTTGATCGAACACGTCCGCTGCTATGTCCTGGACAGGGACATCGAGCTGATCTACTACACGATCAGGAAGTCGAGTGATGTCCTCACCCGAGACCCCATGCAACTGGGCTCCCAGCTGATATCCTGGCTGCGTCCGATCGGCGAgcacgacgacgacgacaacTCCCTGCTGAGCATGACGGTCCGCTCGGCCACCGCCTGGTGTGATGGGTATGCGGTACCGTTACTCGTCCCGCTCACCGGCTGGCTGCCCGTGCCGCTGCCCTCACAGATCCGCACCATGACCGTCACCGGGACGGGAGTCATTCGAGACGTATGCCTGGCCCCCTCGAAGCAGCATCTCATCCTGGCCACCAACTCCGGCGACGTGCAACAGTGGCACATTATGAGCAATTCGCTGGAGCACACGTTCAAGG GACATACTGCGGCAGTCACGTGCCTTCTGGTGGCGCCGCAACCGGAGCAGGAGTTGCTGCTGACCGGCTCCGAGGATAACAGCGTACTCGTGTGGCACGTCTCACTCCGCGAGCGTCTGGGGCACATTAA CGCCCACACAGCTCCCATTACCGGCGTGGCAGCTGGCGTCAATAACACACTCATCATAAGCAGCAGCGAGGATGCAACAATTGCCATTACGGACCTGGCCAGTGGAAAATTG agACATCGCATAACCTACCATCGAGGTCCTGTGACTGGCATCCTGGTGGCCGGAGCCTGTGATGTCCTCATCTCGGGCAGTCACGACAGGAGCATTTGTGTCTGGAACCTGGAGAACTTCAGCCTACTGAATACCATGCACATGTCGAGTCCAGTGCTTCGCATTGACATTTCCTGGAATTCG GTCTTCCTTTTGGCATTGTGCGAGGATAATGCCCTTTATGTTCGCacactggcaactggcaaggAGCTGCACACTCTGAAAGGACACAAGTCAAAG ATTCGAACCATTTCGATTGGCAAGGATAGTCAGCGGTGTGTGGTGGGCTGCGAGGATACCCGGGCCCTTATCTACGACATGCACTCCGGGAAACTGGTGCGATCGATGCCGCCTAATCCCGGACCCGTGACCGCCGTCCACGCCATGGACAATGATGACTTCCTGGTCACGGTGGGTGGCAACAAGATTACCTTCTACTCGTTCCGCAACGAGGAGCTCTACTTGAATCCCTACTCGCGGCATCCGAAGAGGAAGCGCAGCCTGAAGAGGCACGCCCAGGCACAGAGGTCGCCCTCGACGACCCTGCCGCCCATTACCTGCTTCGACTTGTCCAGGGACTCCCAGCAAATGGCCATCGCCTCCGGACGGAGTGTCCACCTGATGCGCATCAATACGCCGGAGTACCAATGCACCCTAGATGGCCACACGGCCGGCGTGTCCTGCCTGAAGTTCGCTCCCAACGGGGAGTTCCTGGCCACCGGCTCCGAGGACCGCTTGGTGCTCATCTGGAACATGGCCTTGGGCGAGATCAGCAATACGTTCAAAGGACATGTCGCTCCGGTGGTGAAGGTGGTGGTCCTGATGGATTCCCTGCGAGTCATCTCCACGGATCGTGACTCGCTGCTGCTGGTTTGGATGGCCGATTCCGGCAACCTGCTGCAGACCATCCAAGGACCCTACAAAACCCTGGCCGTCACCAACAACATGCGCTTTGCCGCCTCCACCAACGGGGACAACACCCTCAAGATCTGGTCCCTCACCCAGGAGGACGAGAAGTACTCCGTCTCGCACTCGGACGAGATCACCTGCTTCGAGATCAGTGCGGATAGTGCCCACATCATCACAGGATCCAGGGATATGTCTCTAAAGGTGTGGCAGGCAACGGGCGGCAAGCTCAGCCAGGTCCTGGTGGGCCACAGCGATGCGGTGACCTGCGTGGCCGTCTCGGTGACCAACAAGACCCAGGTCCTGTCTGGCTCCAAGGACACGAATCTCATACTCTGGGATCTGCTGACCGGCGAAGAGGTTCACACACTAGCCGGGCATTTGGGTCCGGTTATTGGCGTCAAGGTGTCAGCGGATG GATCTACGGCCGTCTCGGGCAGCGATGACAAGACCCTGATTGTTTGGGAAACAAAGCGCGGTCTGGCCCTGACCTCCCTGCAAATGCATGTGCCCTTCACCCATTTCGACATAAGCCTGGAGGTATCTCGGGTCCTGGTCCAGCTGGTGGACAGCTACAATCTTCCCGTGATCTGCTTGCACAACACTCCGGCGCAATATGTTAAGCTGCCGACGTATTCGGGTCCCAGCAAGGATGTGGAGG ATCTACGTCCTCAAGGACCCAAAAGGCAAATGAAGAGACTGCTGAAGAAGGAGGTCTCCCTGGACACGTACACCTGGCAGAAGAAGTACGGCCACCTGACCTCCTCCGTGATGATGGCCCAGGTGGATGAGCGACTGAAGCGACGATTCAGTGTCTCGGCCAGCATGGAGGAGATCTCGAAGATAGCCGAGACCAAGACGGGAGCCTCGCAGGCCAACCTGGGTCCGGAGCAGGCGGCCCTGGCCCAATCCCAGCACTTCGACCAGCTGGAGGCGCTCTGGAACAAGAGATCTCCGCCGCGACGACGTCACAATGCG GGTCTTTCGCGGCAAACCTCGCTGGTGGAGGACCGACTCGAGTCCTCGGACGACGACGAGTACCAGGACGAGCGCGCAGGTATGTTGTCCGCCTCCTACGACCATATCCACCTCCTTGCACGCTTGCCCGGAATCCGATCCCTGCACGATGCATGGAAGACGAACAGCCTGCGGGTGTCGCGCACCACCCGCGCCAAGTTCTATGTGAGCACACCACCACAGAACTCCCCCCACCACTCCCACCGGGACCCGAACGAGGACCAGGACTCAGGTACCAGATACGACCACAGACATACCATCGAACAGAGTACGGATAGGGTGTTGCCGCCGGATCTGGTGAAGGATCTGCTGGTGGGCATTCCCAGTCCGGAGTCCCCGCAGCGGATCTCTCTGCGCCAGCTGCTCCACTGGCCCAGTCTAAAGTCGCACTTGTGGCGCCGCCAGCGTAACTGCCAGTCTCTGGAGCCGCACATTCGGCTGCATCCTCCAGATCCCCAGCACCGGATCCGACCCACGCCCATCATCCTGGTGGAGAACTACGACAGCCGTAATGTCCGCCAGCTGTGCACGGATCTCATCCTGCATCCGCAGTCGAGTCGCGCCTCCTTCGGCCACATCGAGGTGGCCGGCGGAGAACAGAGTCTGGCCAAGAAGGGCAGTGCCTTCTCGAAGAGCTTCTGGCAGCGACGCTGGCGTCTCCTGCGCCGCAAATCCTCCTCCCAGTCCGAGTCCGCGACTTCGCACTCGAATAACAGCCAACATCCCGATGCGGCGGTCAATTGCAATGACTGTGTGGCCCAATGA